One Rhizobium sp. NXC14 DNA window includes the following coding sequences:
- a CDS encoding helix-turn-helix transcriptional regulator yields the protein MMNNSAGDAVFRYRGSTFDSMIESLGGVFGTFDAELVGRAQGFHWAIDLSACENAVLITGYHQRGFQFRAQWCSGATEHLSIVVPRRGGMGVGYGSRMAEAEPGKLLLYRNFERDRIAMQGQSNLIDELVLNWSLIQRTIGETFDVPFSGSLDLLPEVNLSTPVGRTIGNITEAVMDGIRDNGPLTQSPVAMAHITQALADIVIRMVPHRLSHLLNEKPHMIAPGHVRRGIEFMCANINKPITMPMVAAAAGVSTRALEAGFRAFKHTTPAAYLQMLRLRAAREDLLDPENHMLLSEICLKWGFFQFGRFSAVYRAQYGENPSETRRRICGSHSRSSAGNVG from the coding sequence ATGATGAATAATAGCGCCGGTGATGCAGTTTTTCGATATCGTGGCTCAACGTTCGATAGCATGATCGAAAGCCTAGGAGGAGTTTTTGGCACATTCGACGCCGAGCTCGTCGGTCGTGCTCAAGGCTTCCATTGGGCGATCGATCTATCGGCCTGTGAGAACGCAGTATTGATTACTGGTTACCATCAAAGAGGGTTTCAGTTCCGCGCTCAGTGGTGTTCCGGCGCGACCGAGCACCTATCGATCGTAGTGCCACGCAGAGGGGGCATGGGGGTCGGGTACGGCTCGCGTATGGCCGAGGCCGAACCAGGGAAATTGCTTCTCTACAGGAATTTCGAACGTGACAGAATCGCAATGCAGGGTCAATCCAACTTGATAGACGAGCTGGTGCTTAATTGGTCGTTGATCCAACGGACGATAGGAGAAACTTTCGATGTGCCGTTTAGTGGCTCGCTCGACCTGCTGCCAGAAGTGAATCTGTCGACGCCAGTTGGTAGGACAATCGGCAATATCACGGAAGCGGTGATGGACGGAATACGCGATAATGGCCCCCTCACTCAGTCTCCTGTAGCTATGGCACATATTACGCAGGCACTCGCCGACATCGTCATAAGGATGGTTCCTCATCGGTTGTCGCATCTGCTGAATGAGAAGCCTCACATGATTGCTCCCGGACATGTGCGCCGCGGGATCGAGTTCATGTGCGCCAATATCAACAAGCCCATTACAATGCCGATGGTGGCAGCTGCAGCGGGGGTTTCCACCAGAGCACTCGAAGCGGGATTCCGTGCGTTCAAACATACAACGCCTGCAGCCTATCTACAGATGCTTCGACTACGCGCAGCGCGGGAGGACCTGCTCGATCCAGAGAACCATATGCTTTTGAGCGAAATCTGCCTGAAATGGGGGTTCTTTCAGTTCGGCAGGTTTTCTGCAGTCTATAGAGCACAGTATGGAGAAAATCCGTCCGAAACCAGAAGACGCATCTGCGGATCACATTCTCGTAGCTCCGCCGGTAATGTCGGATGA
- a CDS encoding transcriptional regulator, translating to MKKMQRTFAVEYKTGRRKLDSRSNSIWGNVDLKSVARDLQEEAMPYLSDGSQSSKSDSEMSLPEQDPAASLLTQPPGPLTTATVTQEMSMADETDTTTKADGPTVVETATAPKQRKPRAKKAAALEMSSAEATAEPAAGVSGDSGRKRRGRKAKVTDAAAVVKRTPVRRAPKAIATTSAAPMVAIDEMADLLQLEEENQRLRKLLAEKLRAENTDLRKRLKLD from the coding sequence TTGAAAAAAATGCAACGCACTTTTGCCGTCGAGTACAAAACCGGCAGACGAAAACTCGATTCCAGGTCAAACTCGATTTGGGGCAACGTGGATCTGAAGTCCGTCGCCCGCGACCTACAGGAAGAGGCAATGCCGTATCTGTCAGATGGCTCTCAGAGTAGCAAATCCGACAGCGAAATGTCTCTACCGGAACAAGATCCGGCGGCGTCGTTGTTGACACAGCCTCCCGGGCCGTTGACAACTGCAACAGTTACACAGGAGATGAGCATGGCCGACGAGACTGATACGACAACCAAGGCCGATGGACCGACCGTTGTCGAAACCGCTACTGCACCGAAACAGCGTAAACCCCGCGCCAAAAAAGCTGCGGCACTCGAGATGTCTTCAGCTGAGGCTACGGCAGAGCCAGCAGCTGGTGTGAGCGGCGACAGTGGTAGGAAGAGAAGAGGGCGCAAGGCAAAGGTGACCGATGCCGCGGCGGTCGTCAAACGTACACCTGTGCGACGTGCTCCAAAGGCTATAGCGACCACCTCGGCCGCGCCGATGGTGGCGATCGACGAGATGGCAGACCTCTTGCAGTTGGAAGAGGAAAATCAGCGACTGCGCAAGCTTCTGGCTGAAAAACTACGCGCTGAAAATACCGATCTGCGCAAGAGGCTCAAGCTCGATTGA
- the thiS gene encoding sulfur carrier protein ThiS, giving the protein MTFIINGEEQEVAAATLADLLLALDYEGGWIATAVNGELVHREDRADFRLGEGDRIEILSPMQGG; this is encoded by the coding sequence ATGACCTTCATCATCAATGGCGAGGAACAGGAGGTCGCGGCCGCGACGCTGGCAGACCTGCTTCTCGCTCTGGACTACGAAGGCGGCTGGATCGCAACTGCGGTCAACGGCGAGTTGGTGCACCGCGAGGACCGCGCCGATTTCAGGCTCGGCGAAGGCGACCGCATCGAAATTCTCTCACCGATGCAAGGAGGCTGA
- a CDS encoding thiazole synthase — translation MLKVYDVEVRSRLLLGTARYPSPAVLAEAVRRSKAEIVTVSLRREAAGGKAGGAFFELIRELGVRVLPNTAGCHSVQEAVLTAKMARDVFRTDWIKLEVIGHQDTLQPDVFGLVEAARILSGEGFQVFPYTTDDLVVAEKLLDAGCRVLMPWCAPIGSAMGPVNPMALRAFRAHFPDVPLIVDAGIGRPSHAAAVMEYGYDAVLLNTAVAGAGDPAAMAEAFALAIDAGRIAHGAVPLEPRDMAVPSTPIIGKAVFS, via the coding sequence ATGCTGAAAGTTTATGATGTTGAAGTCCGCTCCCGCCTGCTGCTCGGCACCGCCCGCTACCCGTCACCCGCCGTCCTTGCAGAAGCCGTGAGACGCTCGAAGGCTGAGATTGTCACTGTCTCGCTTCGGCGCGAGGCCGCCGGCGGCAAGGCGGGTGGCGCCTTCTTCGAGCTGATCCGCGAGCTTGGTGTGCGCGTGCTGCCGAATACCGCCGGATGCCACAGCGTGCAGGAGGCGGTGCTGACAGCGAAGATGGCGCGCGACGTTTTCCGCACCGACTGGATCAAGCTTGAGGTGATCGGTCATCAGGATACGCTGCAGCCCGATGTCTTCGGACTTGTCGAGGCGGCTCGCATCCTGTCGGGCGAAGGCTTTCAGGTCTTCCCCTATACGACCGACGATCTTGTCGTCGCCGAAAAACTGCTGGATGCAGGCTGCCGCGTTCTGATGCCCTGGTGCGCGCCGATCGGTTCCGCCATGGGACCGGTGAACCCGATGGCGCTGCGGGCATTCCGAGCACATTTTCCGGATGTACCGCTCATCGTCGATGCCGGCATCGGCCGCCCGTCTCACGCCGCCGCTGTCATGGAATACGGCTATGATGCCGTTCTTCTCAACACCGCCGTTGCCGGCGCTGGTGATCCCGCCGCCATGGCCGAGGCCTTCGCGCTTGCCATCGATGCCGGCCGCATTGCGCATGGCGCCGTGCCATTGGAGCCCCGCGACATGGCCGTTCCTTCCACTCCCATCATTGGAAAGGCCGTCTTTTCATGA
- a CDS encoding LysR family transcriptional regulator: MRFKGLDLNLLVALDALMTERNLTAAARSINLSQPAMSAAVARLRTYFRDDLFIMAGRELVLSPRAEGLASAVREALLHIQLSIISPEPFDPAKSDRCFRVILSDYVTLVFFEKIIERAAREAPGVSFEFRPPADDSEDLLRRGEVDLLILPEIFMSNAYPRSKLFDDIHVCVGCGSNKQLSEPLTFERYMSMGHVVVGFSGTLRLGIEERYLLEHSGKRRIDVVVHGYSLIPPMLSDTDRIGTMPLRLARHFAKTIPLKIVKLPLPRHLPFVEAVQWHALHTSDPASLWIREMLVEEASRMVSPLAIAESLINPDQHEFCPAHL, translated from the coding sequence ATGCGTTTCAAAGGCCTCGACCTAAATCTCCTCGTCGCGCTCGACGCCCTGATGACCGAGCGTAACCTCACGGCGGCGGCACGCAGCATTAACTTAAGCCAGCCGGCGATGAGCGCCGCCGTCGCCCGGTTACGCACCTATTTCCGCGATGATCTCTTTATAATGGCTGGCCGAGAGCTCGTGCTATCGCCGCGTGCGGAAGGGCTCGCCTCGGCGGTCCGGGAAGCTCTTCTCCACATCCAGCTCTCTATCATTTCCCCGGAGCCTTTTGACCCGGCCAAATCGGACCGATGCTTCAGGGTCATCCTCTCCGATTACGTCACACTCGTTTTCTTTGAGAAGATTATAGAGCGCGCAGCGAGGGAAGCTCCTGGCGTTAGCTTCGAGTTTAGGCCTCCTGCTGACGACAGTGAGGACCTCCTCCGTCGCGGTGAGGTCGATCTGCTAATCCTTCCGGAAATATTCATGTCGAACGCCTACCCTCGATCGAAACTCTTCGACGATATCCACGTGTGTGTGGGCTGTGGCTCGAACAAGCAGCTGTCAGAGCCACTTACATTCGAGAGATACATGTCGATGGGGCACGTTGTCGTAGGGTTTAGCGGCACCCTTAGGCTGGGGATCGAAGAACGATATCTGCTCGAGCACAGTGGCAAGAGACGGATCGACGTCGTCGTACACGGCTACAGTTTAATTCCTCCAATGCTGTCGGATACAGACCGCATAGGGACCATGCCCTTGCGGCTGGCGCGGCATTTCGCAAAAACAATACCGCTCAAGATCGTTAAGCTTCCCCTGCCCCGGCACCTGCCATTCGTCGAGGCCGTTCAATGGCATGCGCTTCACACGAGTGATCCGGCAAGCCTCTGGATCCGAGAGATGTTGGTGGAGGAAGCGTCGCGCATGGTTTCGCCGCTTGCTATCGCCGAGTCTCTCATCAATCCGGACCAGCACGAGTTTTGTCCAGCTCATCTTTGA
- the thiO gene encoding glycine oxidase ThiO, with amino-acid sequence MSIAAKNPTPSVTAGPSIFVNGAGVAGLTVAWQLYRHGFRVTLAERAGTVGAGASGFAGGMLAPWCERESTEEPVLTLGRLAADWWEAALPGHVHRRGTLVVAGGRDTGELERFSRRTSGWEWLDEAAIAALEPDLAGRFRRALFFRQEAHLDPRQALAALAAGLEDARMRLTLGVVGEAEVDHDRVVDCTGAAQIGRLPGLRGVRGEMLCVETSELSLSRPVRLLHPRHPIYIVPRDENRFMIGATMIESDDGGPITARSLMELLNAAYAMHPAFGEARVTETGAGVRPAYPDNLPRVTQEGRTLHVNGLYRHGFLLAPAMAGEVARRLLTDQGQPERRPS; translated from the coding sequence ATGAGCATTGCCGCAAAGAACCCCACCCCGTCTGTCACCGCCGGCCCGTCCATTTTCGTCAACGGGGCCGGCGTTGCCGGCCTCACCGTGGCCTGGCAGCTGTACCGCCACGGCTTCCGCGTCACCCTTGCGGAGCGGGCCGGCACGGTCGGCGCCGGGGCCTCCGGCTTTGCCGGCGGCATGCTGGCGCCGTGGTGCGAGCGGGAAAGCACGGAAGAACCGGTGCTGACGCTCGGTCGCCTTGCCGCGGACTGGTGGGAGGCGGCACTGCCGGGCCATGTCCATCGCCGGGGAACGCTTGTCGTGGCGGGCGGGCGCGATACCGGCGAACTCGAGCGCTTTTCCCGCCGGACAAGCGGATGGGAATGGCTGGACGAGGCGGCAATCGCAGCCCTCGAACCGGATCTCGCCGGCCGCTTCCGCAGGGCGCTGTTCTTCCGGCAGGAAGCGCATCTCGATCCGCGGCAGGCGCTCGCGGCATTGGCCGCAGGACTTGAGGACGCCCGAATGCGACTGACGTTGGGCGTCGTCGGCGAAGCGGAGGTTGATCATGACCGGGTGGTCGACTGCACCGGTGCCGCACAGATCGGCCGGCTGCCTGGATTGCGCGGCGTTCGAGGTGAGATGCTCTGCGTCGAAACAAGCGAGCTCAGTCTCTCCCGCCCCGTCCGCCTGCTGCATCCGCGCCACCCGATCTACATCGTGCCGCGGGACGAAAACCGCTTCATGATCGGAGCGACGATGATCGAAAGCGACGATGGCGGCCCGATTACCGCCCGTTCGCTGATGGAGTTGCTGAATGCCGCCTATGCGATGCATCCTGCCTTCGGCGAGGCACGGGTGACGGAAACCGGCGCAGGCGTGCGGCCGGCTTATCCTGACAATCTGCCGCGGGTGACACAAGAGGGACGCACTCTCCATGTCAACGGCCTCTACCGCCACGGCTTTTTGCTGGCGCCGGCCATGGCCGGCGAGGTGGCGCGGCGTCTTCTCACCGACCAAGGACAACCGGAAAGGAGGCCCTCATGA
- a CDS encoding protein psiB — MKNCVYLLESETAIFRAAELSDRNSIAAISNLIGSDLIQMIRFDDMHSLFLEEEALRAGLTAFTIFDGYPTPLAGKIALLGGNGSQPYCSPSITMTEAARRFQCCRPVLDPVFVPADQMAPKGLVLAGALESLQVRIDCRSPLLL; from the coding sequence ATGAAAAATTGCGTATATCTGCTGGAGTCAGAAACTGCCATCTTTCGCGCCGCTGAGCTTTCTGATCGAAACAGCATTGCAGCGATCTCCAACTTAATTGGCAGTGATCTGATTCAGATGATCCGCTTCGATGACATGCACTCGCTATTTCTTGAGGAAGAAGCTTTACGGGCTGGGCTAACCGCATTTACGATCTTTGACGGTTACCCGACGCCTCTTGCCGGGAAGATCGCGCTTTTGGGAGGCAACGGTAGCCAACCCTATTGCTCCCCGTCGATAACAATGACGGAGGCAGCCCGACGTTTTCAATGTTGCCGGCCGGTGCTTGACCCTGTTTTTGTTCCGGCCGACCAAATGGCGCCAAAGGGCCTCGTTCTTGCAGGAGCACTGGAAAGCCTGCAAGTGCGTATTGATTGCCGCTCCCCGCTGCTCCTGTGA